In Rosa chinensis cultivar Old Blush chromosome 1, RchiOBHm-V2, whole genome shotgun sequence, a genomic segment contains:
- the LOC112182858 gene encoding putative glucose-6-phosphate 1-epimerase, with the protein MGHSSAVWDCKAAIEKTKDLNGVGQVVLRNPQGASAQVSLHGGQVTSWRNEHGEELLFTSSKAIFKPPKAMRGGIPICFPQFGNCGSLELHGFARNKLWAIDDNPPVLRPNDSQGKSFVDLLLKPSEEDLKFWPHSFEFRLRVSLAMNGDLTLISRVRNVNGKMFSFSFAYHTYFLVSDISEVRIEGLETCDYLDNLCHRERFTEQGDALTFESEVDRLYLSSRKVIAVLDHEKKQTYVIRKEGLPDVVVWNPWEKKSKSMVDFGDEEYKQMLCVDAAAIEKPITLKPGEEWTGRLQLSVVPSSFCSENLDLEKGGF; encoded by the exons ATGGGGCATTCATCAGCAGTCTGGGACTGTAAGGCAGCAATTGAGAAAACAAAGGACTTGAATGGGGTCGGACAAGTTGTTCTTCGAAACCCACAAGGGGCTTCAGCGCAG GTTAGCTTGCATGGAGGACAGGTCACATCATGGAGGAATGAGCATGGAGAAGAACTCCTATTCACTAGTAGTAAG GCAATCTTCAAGCCTCCAAAAGCAATGCGAGGAGGAATTCCCATTTGTTTCCCACAG TTTGGGAATTGTGGATCTTTAGAACTACATGGTTTTGCAAGAAACAAGCTCTGGGCAATTGATGATAATCCTCCAGTGCTTCGCCCAAATGATTCCCAAGGAAAATCATTTGTTGATCTACTTCTTAAACCATCTGAAGAGGACCTGAAGTTCTGGCCCCATAG ttttgagtTTCGCCTAAGGGTGTCTCTTGCAATGAATGGAGATCTGACCCTGATATCACGAGTCAGGAATGTGAATGGCAAGATGTTTAGTTTCTCTTTTGCCTACCACACTTACTTTTTGGTTTCTGACATAAG TGAGGTGAGGATCGAAGGGCTGGAGACATGTGACTACTTAGACAACCTTTGTCACAGAGAACGTTTCACAGAACAAGGAGATGCCTTAACTTTTGAATCAGAG GTTGATCGACTTTATCTGAGTTCACGCAAAGTAATTGCAGTTCTTGATCATGAAAAAAAACAGACATATGTAATCAGAAAGGAAGGACTACCAGATGTTG TTGTTTGGAATCCGTGGGAGAAGAAATCAAAATCCATGGTTGATTTTGGTGACGAGGAATATAAGCAGATGCTTTGTGTGGATGCTGCGGCAATTGAGAAACCCATCACCCTGAAGCCAGGAGAGGAATGGACAGGGAGGTTGCAGCTCTCGGTTGTGCCTTCGAGTTTCTGTAGTGAGAACCTGGATCTTGAGaaggggggtttttga
- the LOC112181887 gene encoding NDR1/HIN1-like protein 2: protein MAQPPPVKPVLQKPPGYRDPNQPPRPVPGQVPRQPVPLPPSFHPQPKSRRSSCCRVFCWVCCILILVIIVVVALAAGIFFLLYDPRLPLVYLRSFQIPLFNTTVKPGGTYLDAWTVPGMEVKNPNGKLDIFYSGVQAYVSVGDPNDVGLVLGMKDLTGFTQKSSNTTSVKFDYVVKNRQLNDEVAKKLKSQYASKVMRVGVEVEAKLGYVVKGWRLGTMNIDVLCGGVTMKEIHAGNTMPKCTISAYKWIQIH from the exons ATGGCCCAGCCACCACCAGTAAAACCGGTGCTGCAGAAGCCGCCGGGGTACAGAGACCCGAACCAACCTCCTAGACCGGTTCCAGGGCAGGTTCCCAGACAACCTGTCCCTCTCCCTCCCTCATTTCATCCACAGCCGAAGTCCAGGCGCAGCAGCTGCTGCCGTGTCTTTTGCTGGGTGTGTTGCATTTTGATCCTTGTGATTATTGTCGTCGTCGCGCTGGCAGCCGGAATATTCTTCCTCTTATACGATCCGAGGCTCCCGTTGGTTTACTTGCGGTCGTTTCAGATACCGCTCTTCAACACCACGGTGAAACCCGGCGGGACTTACCTCGACGCATGGACAGTTCCGGGGATGGAGGTGAAAAACCCCAACGGTAAGTTGGACATATTCTACTCAGGGGTGCAGGCCTACGTCAGCGTCGGGGACCCGAACGACGTAGGGTTGGTGTTGGGGATGAAAGACCTGACAGGGTTTACGCAGAAGTCGAGTAACACGACGAGTGTTAAGTTCGATTATGTGGTGAAGAACCGGCAGCTGAACGACGAGGTGGCGAAGAAGCTGAAGAGTCAGTATGCGAGCAAAGTGATGAGGGTTGGGGTGGAGGTGGAGGCCAAGTTGGGTTATGTTGTGAAGGGGTGGAGGCTAGGGACGATGAATATTGATGTGTTGTGTGGGGGTGTCACGATGAAGGAGATTCATGCTGGTAATACCATGCCCAAGTGTACAATCTCTGCCTACAAATG GATCCAAATCCACTGA